A window of the Garra rufa chromosome 10, GarRuf1.0, whole genome shotgun sequence genome harbors these coding sequences:
- the mrpl37 gene encoding large ribosomal subunit protein mL37, with amino-acid sequence MFQVRGQNGLLLNSMTPLPVVAGQAQIQSTADQALETLYPIAPTIDLQNTHVYQEKNDTGFIKDYPYPNAHTLFLMEMGNTPKLLPEQLRAKMVMFTFGNALARAQELYGKEPSVLEKPIVVQSVATNGRLFQFVVFQLNTTDLQSDSGVKNLAWVDEDQPLYEFAKVKPLIKKKVVQVPAGLSGYQPETFKKFLALYLHGAV; translated from the exons ATGTTCCAGGTTAGAGGTCAGAATGGGTTGCTGTTGAACTCCATGACCCCTTTACCGGTGGTGGCTGGACAGGCGCAGATACAGAGTACTGCTGATCAGGCTCTGGAGACCTTGTACCCCATTGCGCCCACCATTGACCTGCAGAACACGCATGTTTACCAGGAGAAGAACGACACTG GATTCATTAAGGACTATCCTTACCCTAATGCCCACACTCTTTTCCTGATGGAGATGGGAAATACACCAAAACTCCTTCCTGAACAGCTCCGTGCTAAGATGGTCATGTTCACCTTTGGAAATGCGCTGGCTCGAGCACAAGAACTGTATGGG AAGGAGCCCAGTGTCCTGGAGAAGCCCATCGTGGTGCAGAGCGTGGCCACTAATGGTCGTCTCTTCCAGTTTGTGGTATTTCAGCTCAACACGACTGACCTGCAGTCTGACAGTGGTGTGAAGAATCTAGCATGGGTAGATGAGGACCAGCCTCTCTATGAGTTTGCCAAAGTCAAGCCTCTTATCAAGAAGAAAGTTGTGCAG GTGCCTGCTGGTTTATCAGGATATCAGCCTGAAACCTTCAAGAAGTTCCTGGCACTCTACCTACATGGAGCAGTGTGA